The Bradyrhizobium betae genomic interval GAACGCGCGTGCCGGTCGAACTGCTGCTGCGCGAACTGGGCGCGGGCATGACGGCCGAGACCATCATCGCGGAGCATCCGCGGCTTACGCCTGATGATATTCGGGCGGCCCAAGCCTTCGCTGCCGACTATTTGGCCGACGAAGACATCATTTATCGCTGATCATGCTCTGGCTGGCGGACGAGGGTGTCACAGCCTCTCTGGTTCGAGAGCTGCGCGGCGCTGGTCACGATGTGCTCTCCATTGCCGAATTCGCGGCCAGTCTGAGCGACGTGGAGGTCATCGCGTTGGCGTCCCGGGAAGGTCGTCTTCTCCTCACGGCCGACAAGGATTTTGGCGAGCTTGTCTTTCGCCGCGGCCACCCCGTTCCCGGCCTGATCTTGCTGCGTATCGATCCGGGTAACGGGCCGCTTGTGCTGGCGCGGCTACTGGAGGCCATCAACGAGTTCGCTCAAGGCCTCCACGGCCGTTATGTTGTGATCGACGAGATTCGTTTCCGATCTCGTTCGCTATAGCGCGCCCACACGGCGGGGGTATCACTCCGCCGCCTCGCTCGTCCTGTCGCGCTTCGGCTTCCGTGCTTTCTTCAGCACCGGCGCCAGGAACTTGCCCGTATAGCTCCGCGGCGCCTTCGCGATATCCTCCGGCGGGCCCCAGGCGACGATCTCGCCGCCGCCGTCGCCGCCTTCGGGGCCGAGGTCGATGACCCAGTCGGCGGTCTTGATGACTTCGAGATTGTGCTCGATGACGACGACCGTGTTGCCCTGCGCGACCAGCTCGTGCAGCACTTCCAAGAGCTTCTTGACGTCGTGGAAGTGCAGGCCGGTGGTGGGCTCGTCCAGGATGTAGAGCGTGCGGCCGGTGGCGCGCTTGGACAATTCCTTGGCGAGCTTGACGCGCTGGGCTTCGCCGCCGGACAGCGTAGTGGCCTGCTGACCGACGTGGATATAGTCGAGGCCGACGCGGTGCAGGGTCTGGAAGGTTTCGCGCACGCGCGGCACCGCCTTGAAGAACTCGGCGGCTTCCTCGACGGTCATGTCGAGCACGTCGGCGATGCTCTTGCCCTTGAACAGGACCTCCAGCGTCTCGCGATTGTAGCGCTTGCCCTTGCAGACGTCGCAGGTGACGTAGACGTCAGGCAAAAAGTGCATCTCGATCTTGATGACGCCGTCGCCCTGGCACGCCTCGCAGCGGCCGCCCTTGACGTTGAAGGAGAAGCGCCCTGGCTCGTAGCCGCGCGCCTTGGACTCCGGCAGGCCGGCGAACCATTCGCGGATCGGCGTGAAGGCGCCGGTATAGGTCGCGGGGTTGGAGCGCGGCGTGCGGCCGATCGGCGACTGGTCGATGTCGATGATCTTGTCGATGTGCTCGAGGCCCTCGATGCGGTCGTGCGGCGCGGCGCCTTCGCTGGCATTGTTCAGCTTGCGGGCGATGGCCTTGTAGAGCGTGTCGATCAGCAGCGTCGACTTGCCGCCGCCGGAGACGCCGGTGACCGCGGTGAACAGGCCGAGCGGAATCTCGGCCGTGACGTTCTTGAGATTATTGCCGCGCGCGTTCACCACCTTGATGGTGCGGCGATGGTTGGGCGGGCGCCGCTCGGGCACCTCGACCTCGAGCTCGCCGGTGAGGTACTTGCCGGTCAGCGATTTCGGGTTGCGCATGATTTCGGCGGGCGTGCCTTCGGCGATGATGTTGCCGCCGTGCATGCCGGCGCCGGGGCCGATGTCGAGCACGTAGTCGGCGAGCAGGATGGCATCCTCGTCATGCTCGACCACGATCACGGTGTTGCCGAGGTCGCGCAGCCGCTTCAGGGTGTCGAGCAGGCGCGCGTTGTCGCGCTGGTGCAGGCCGATCGAGGGCTCGTCCAGCACGTAGAGCACGCCCGTCAGGCCCGAGCCGATCTGCGAGGCCAGGCGGATGCGCTGGCTCTCGCCGCCGGACAGCGTGCCGGAGGAGCGCGACAGCGTGAGGTAGTTGAGGCCGACGTCGAGCAGGAAGGTGAGGCGCTCGCGGATCTCCTTCAGGATACGTCCGGCGATCTCGTTCTGCTGCGTGTTCAGCGCCTCCGGCACGGTCTCGAACCAGGCGCCGGCGCCCTTGACCGACAGCTCCGAGATCTCGCCGATATGCTTGCCGCCGATCTTGACGCAGAGCGCCTCGGGCTTCAGGCGAAAGCCGGTACATGCGCCGCAGGGCACGTCGTGGAAATATTTCGAGAGTTCCTCGCGCGCCCATTCGCTCTCGGTCTCGCGGTAGCGGCGGTTGATGTTGGTGATGACGCCTTCGAACGGCTTCTTGGTGTCGTAGGAGCGCACCCCGTCCTCGTAGGAGAACTTGATCTCGTCCTCGCCGGAGCCATGCAGGATCGCGTCCTTGGTCTTCTTCGGCAGATCCTTCCATTTGGTGGTCAGCGCGAACTTGTAGTGCTTGCCGAGCGCCGTCAGCGTCTGCACGTAATAGGGCGACGACGACTTGGCCCAGGGCGCGATCGCGCCCTTGCCGATGGCGAGTTCCTTGTCGGGGATGACGAGGTCTTCGTCGACATGCTGCTCGACGCCGAGGCCGCCGCAGGCCGGACAGGCGCCGTAGGGGTTGTTGAACGAGAACAGGCGCGGCTCGACCTCGGGGATGGTGAAGCCGGAGACCGGGCAGGCGAATTTCTCCGAGAACAGGATGCGCTCGGGCCCGCTCTTGTCGTGGATCTTCGCGGTCTTCTTCTTCTCTTTCTCTTCCGCAGGTGCAGTCGCCGGCGCGTCGGCGAACTCGACGACGGCGAGGCCTTCGGCAAGCTTCAGCGCGGTCTCGAAACTCTCGGCGAGGCGCTGGCCGATGTCGGCGCGCACCACGATGCGATCGACCACGACGTCGATGTCATGCGGAAATTTCTTGTCCAGCGTCGGCGCCTCCGCCAGCTCATGGAAGCTGCCGTCGATCTTGACGCGCTGAAAGCCCTTCTTGAGCCATTCGGCGAGCTCCTTGCGGTACTCGCCCTTGCGGCCGCGCACGACCGGCGCGAGCAGATAGAGCCGGGTGCCTTCGGGCAGCGCCAGCACGCGGTCGACCATCTGCGAGACGGTCTGGCTCTCGATCGGCAGGCCGGTGGCGGGCGAATAGGGCACGCCGACGCGCGCCCAGAGCAGACGCATGTAGTCGTAGATCTCGGTGACGGTGCCGACGGTGGAACGCGGATTCTTCGATGTCGTCTTCTGCTCGATCGAGATCGCCGGCGACAGGCCGTCGATCTGATCGACGTCGGGCTTCTGCATCATCTCCAGGAACTGGCGGGCATAGGCCGACAGCGACTCGACGTAGCGGCGCTGGCCCTCGGCATAGATGGTGTCGAAGGCGAGCGAGGATTTGCCGGAGCCTGACAGCCCCGTGAACACCACGAGCTTGTCGCGGGGAATCTCGACATCGATGTTCTTCAGATTGTGCTCGCGTGCGCCACGGATCGTAATTGCGCGCAGGCTGGAGCCCGCGTTCTGCTGTTGGCGCTTCGCCTTGATCACTTCATCCATCCCGCTGGTCCTCAAGGAATCCCAAAAGCGCGCGATCGCGCCAATGTTGAAGGCGCGCTTCGCCCGGAACCGGGATCGGCGCCGATGGGGTTGTCAGCGAACGTAGGAAGAACGAGGACGGATTTCCAGTGGGACTTGCGAATCGTCAACGGATTGTTGGCGCGCTGGCGGCATCTGGCAGGAGCGGAACAGGCGAGGGGCCGGCGCACGGCCGGCCCCTCGTTCGCGTTCGGACGCGGACCTGGGGGATCCGCGTGTGAGCAGGACCTGGAGGAGTCCTTGGGGCTTCGTAATGGGCTCAGTATTTGGCGACGAGCGGACCGCCCCAGCGGTAGTTGATGCGGATCAGGCCCATGTCGATGTCCTGGCCGATCCGGTCGGTGCGCGCGAGGAATCCGCCGGTGAGGGTGGCGAAGTCGGCGCTGTGATGGCCGAGGAACACATGATTGTACTCGCCGCCGACAGACCAGTTCTCGGCAAAGCCCCACTCCACGCCGATGCCGATGGTGTAGCCCCAGCGGGTCTGGTTGACGCTGTTGAACGCGAGCGCAGGCACGCCCGGGAAGAAGGTGTCGTATTTGTCGTGCGCCACGGCCGCGCCGGCCTTGCCGTAGAGCAGCAGGCTGTTGACGGCGTAGCCCATCTGGCCGGTGAAGAGGCCGAAGGCGTCGATCCTGGTCTGGTTGGTCAGCGGGGCCAGCGCTACGCTGACATTGTTGCCCTTGAAGTCGGCCCAGTTGCCCTGGCCCTCGATGCCGAACACCCAGCGCGACTTCTGCCAGCGATAGCCGACCTGTCCACCGATCGTGCCGCCGCCTGCGTTGTGGCAGCCTTCGCCGACGGCCGGGTCAACCGCGACGCCGAGCGCGCCGGTTACGTTCCAGCAGGCATGGGCCCAGCCGCCGCCACCGTTGATGCCGGCATAGATGCCGCTCCAGTCATAGGTGAGGACAGGCGCGACCGCCGCCTTGGGATAGAGCGGCAGATCGGCGGCCGCCGCTGGCGCGATCGCGCCGAGTGCGAACAAGCCGGCCGCGGCCAGCGCACAAATCTTCATGTCGGATCCCCAACTCACCAAGCCAATGCGCGGGTGCGATTCTCGCCCCACGA includes:
- a CDS encoding outer membrane protein; translation: MKICALAAAGLFALGAIAPAAAADLPLYPKAAVAPVLTYDWSGIYAGINGGGGWAHACWNVTGALGVAVDPAVGEGCHNAGGGTIGGQVGYRWQKSRWVFGIEGQGNWADFKGNNVSVALAPLTNQTRIDAFGLFTGQMGYAVNSLLLYGKAGAAVAHDKYDTFFPGVPALAFNSVNQTRWGYTIGIGVEWGFAENWSVGGEYNHVFLGHHSADFATLTGGFLARTDRIGQDIDMGLIRINYRWGGPLVAKY
- the uvrA gene encoding excinuclease ABC subunit UvrA, with translation MDEVIKAKRQQQNAGSSLRAITIRGAREHNLKNIDVEIPRDKLVVFTGLSGSGKSSLAFDTIYAEGQRRYVESLSAYARQFLEMMQKPDVDQIDGLSPAISIEQKTTSKNPRSTVGTVTEIYDYMRLLWARVGVPYSPATGLPIESQTVSQMVDRVLALPEGTRLYLLAPVVRGRKGEYRKELAEWLKKGFQRVKIDGSFHELAEAPTLDKKFPHDIDVVVDRIVVRADIGQRLAESFETALKLAEGLAVVEFADAPATAPAEEKEKKKTAKIHDKSGPERILFSEKFACPVSGFTIPEVEPRLFSFNNPYGACPACGGLGVEQHVDEDLVIPDKELAIGKGAIAPWAKSSSPYYVQTLTALGKHYKFALTTKWKDLPKKTKDAILHGSGEDEIKFSYEDGVRSYDTKKPFEGVITNINRRYRETESEWAREELSKYFHDVPCGACTGFRLKPEALCVKIGGKHIGEISELSVKGAGAWFETVPEALNTQQNEIAGRILKEIRERLTFLLDVGLNYLTLSRSSGTLSGGESQRIRLASQIGSGLTGVLYVLDEPSIGLHQRDNARLLDTLKRLRDLGNTVIVVEHDEDAILLADYVLDIGPGAGMHGGNIIAEGTPAEIMRNPKSLTGKYLTGELEVEVPERRPPNHRRTIKVVNARGNNLKNVTAEIPLGLFTAVTGVSGGGKSTLLIDTLYKAIARKLNNASEGAAPHDRIEGLEHIDKIIDIDQSPIGRTPRSNPATYTGAFTPIREWFAGLPESKARGYEPGRFSFNVKGGRCEACQGDGVIKIEMHFLPDVYVTCDVCKGKRYNRETLEVLFKGKSIADVLDMTVEEAAEFFKAVPRVRETFQTLHRVGLDYIHVGQQATTLSGGEAQRVKLAKELSKRATGRTLYILDEPTTGLHFHDVKKLLEVLHELVAQGNTVVVIEHNLEVIKTADWVIDLGPEGGDGGGEIVAWGPPEDIAKAPRSYTGKFLAPVLKKARKPKRDRTSEAAE
- a CDS encoding DUF5615 family PIN-like protein, coding for MLWLADEGVTASLVRELRGAGHDVLSIAEFAASLSDVEVIALASREGRLLLTADKDFGELVFRRGHPVPGLILLRIDPGNGPLVLARLLEAINEFAQGLHGRYVVIDEIRFRSRSL
- a CDS encoding DUF433 domain-containing protein, which produces MRHERIEINPAIMDGKPVIRGTRVPVELLLRELGAGMTAETIIAEHPRLTPDDIRAAQAFAADYLADEDIIYR